A portion of the Pseudomonadota bacterium genome contains these proteins:
- a CDS encoding polysaccharide export protein — MQQGFLRSIIMLIGVVLIASGNPALAQPETNVVTADDTAGETMYQPGDYLIGAGDLLKIMVWKNEEISRSLPVLPDGTVSVPLIGKMTAAGKKVDQIEEEIRKRLGVYINAPVLSVSVEKVNSLLIYVIGRVNAPGMFILNNNINILQALAMARGLTPFADEDDIKVMRHTAAGLQILEFDYGEVVKGENLEQNVMLTRGDTIVVP; from the coding sequence ATGCAGCAAGGGTTTTTACGGTCAATCATCATGTTAATCGGCGTGGTCCTGATTGCTTCGGGAAATCCCGCTTTGGCGCAACCGGAAACGAATGTTGTCACTGCCGATGACACCGCAGGGGAGACAATGTATCAGCCCGGGGATTATCTCATCGGGGCCGGAGACCTTCTCAAGATCATGGTCTGGAAGAATGAAGAAATCTCTCGAAGCCTGCCGGTCCTGCCCGATGGAACGGTTTCTGTTCCATTAATCGGCAAGATGACCGCAGCGGGGAAAAAGGTTGATCAGATCGAAGAAGAGATCAGGAAGAGACTCGGAGTGTATATCAATGCCCCGGTTCTCTCGGTCTCGGTAGAGAAGGTGAACAGTTTACTGATCTATGTGATCGGCAGGGTCAATGCACCGGGGATGTTCATCCTGAACAACAATATCAATATCCTTCAGGCGCTGGCCATGGCCAGAGGGCTGACCCCCTTCGCCGATGAAGACGACATCAAAGTCATGAGGCACACCGCCGCCGGACTGCAGATCCTGGAATTTGATTATGGTGAGGTGGTCAAGGGTGAAAACCTCGAACAGAATGTGATGCTGACCAGAGGCGACACCATAGTCGTTCCATAA